From Streptomyces sp. NBC_00683, one genomic window encodes:
- the hrpA gene encoding ATP-dependent RNA helicase HrpA: MSTSFADLQSQLGQLSLRDAHRLGRRLEGARRIRKPEDRQSVLDEIAAEAGKAAGRLAGRAARMPVLSYPEQLPVSQKKDEILEAIRDHQVVIVAGETGSGKTTQIPKICMELGRGVRGMIGHTQPRRIAARTVAERIADELKTPLGEAVGWKVRFTDQVNPDATFVKLMTDGILLAEIQTDRELLAYDTIIIDEAHERSLNIDFLLGYLARLLPKRPDLKVVITSATIDPERFAKHFGAAPIVEVSGRTYPVEVRYRPLLEEDSEDSDRDQITAICDAVDELRSEAPGDVLVFLSGEREIRDTADALNKRNLRQTEVLPLYARLSHAEQHRVFQRHTGRRIVLATNVAETSLTVPGIKYVIDPGNARISRYSHRTKVQRLPIERVSQASANQRKGRCGRTSDGICIRLYSEDDFLTRPEFTDPEILRTNLASVILQMTAAGLGDIEKFPFIDPPDHRNIRDGIQLLQELGALDPEEKDPKKRLTPLGRKLSQLPVDPRLARMVIEADTNGCAREVMVIAAALSIQDPRERPSEKQTQADQQHARFKDETSDFLAFLNLWRYIREQQKERGSSSFRRMCKQEYLNFLRIREWQDIYAQLRTVAKQMGVQINEEDAPEQSVHTSLLAGLLSHIGLKDTEKNEYLGARSAKFAIFPGSALFKKQPRFVMSAELVETSRLWARVNAKVEPEWIEPLAQHLLKRTYSEPHWEKDQAAVMAYERVTLYGVPIVAQRKINFGRIDQEASRDLFIRSALVEGDWRTHHQFFHDNRKLLGEVEELEHRARRRDILVDDETLFDFYDQRIPEHIVSGAHFDSWWKHKRRDEPDALDFERSMLINEKAGTVTKDDYPDSWRQGKLKFRVTYQFEPGADADGVTVHIPLQVLNQVTSEGFDWQIPGLREEVVTELIRSLPKPIRRHYVPAPNYADKFLDRAVPLQEPLPFTLARELQRMVGVPVTADDFDLSRIPDHLKITFRIVDERRRKVAEDKDLEALRVQLRPKARQALSQAAAATAGPSGESIERSGLTDWTIGTLNRTFETRRAGQPVKAYPALVDQGATVAVRLFDTEAEQQQAMWRGTRRLILLNIPVNPAKFASDTLTNQQKLALSRNPHGSIQALFDDCATAAADRLIAAHGGPAWDEASFRKLYDKVRADLVDLTVRTIKQVQQILAAWQACERRLKATNSLVLINNVTDVRDHLARLVPPGFVTMTGLRRLPDLMRYLVAEDRRLQQMPTNVQRDTTRMEKVHEMQDEYAWLLEQLPQGRPVPQDVLDIRWMIEELRVSYFAHALGTAQPVSDKRIVKAIDAAAP; this comes from the coding sequence ATGTCTACTTCCTTTGCCGATCTCCAGTCCCAGCTCGGGCAGCTCTCGCTCCGCGACGCGCACCGGCTCGGCCGTCGTCTCGAGGGTGCCCGCCGCATCCGTAAGCCCGAGGACCGACAGTCCGTGCTGGACGAGATCGCGGCCGAGGCCGGAAAAGCAGCCGGGCGGCTCGCAGGACGCGCCGCCCGGATGCCGGTCCTGTCGTACCCGGAACAGCTCCCGGTCAGCCAGAAGAAGGACGAGATCCTGGAGGCGATACGCGACCACCAGGTCGTGATCGTCGCGGGTGAGACCGGCTCCGGCAAGACCACGCAGATCCCCAAGATCTGTATGGAGCTGGGGCGCGGCGTCCGGGGCATGATCGGGCACACCCAGCCCCGCCGGATCGCTGCCCGTACCGTCGCCGAGCGGATCGCCGACGAGCTGAAGACCCCGCTCGGCGAGGCCGTCGGCTGGAAGGTGCGCTTCACCGACCAGGTGAACCCGGACGCGACCTTCGTGAAGCTGATGACGGACGGCATCCTGCTGGCCGAGATCCAGACGGACCGCGAGCTCCTCGCGTACGACACGATCATCATCGACGAGGCCCACGAGCGGTCGCTGAACATCGACTTCCTGCTGGGCTACCTCGCCCGGCTGCTGCCCAAGCGCCCCGATCTGAAGGTCGTCATCACCTCGGCGACCATCGACCCGGAGCGCTTCGCCAAGCACTTCGGCGCGGCGCCGATCGTGGAGGTCAGCGGGCGTACGTATCCGGTCGAGGTGCGCTATCGCCCCCTCCTCGAAGAGGACAGCGAGGATTCCGACCGCGACCAGATCACCGCGATCTGCGACGCCGTCGACGAGCTCCGGTCGGAGGCACCCGGCGATGTCCTGGTCTTCCTCTCCGGCGAGCGGGAGATCCGTGACACCGCGGACGCGCTGAACAAGAGGAATCTCAGACAGACCGAGGTGCTCCCCCTCTACGCGCGCCTGTCGCACGCCGAGCAGCACCGCGTGTTCCAGCGCCACACGGGCCGCAGGATCGTTCTGGCAACGAACGTCGCGGAGACGTCGCTGACCGTTCCCGGCATCAAGTACGTGATCGACCCGGGCAACGCCCGGATCTCCCGCTACAGCCACCGCACCAAGGTCCAGCGGCTGCCGATCGAGCGGGTCTCGCAGGCCAGCGCCAACCAGCGCAAGGGCCGCTGCGGCCGTACCTCGGACGGCATCTGCATCCGGCTGTACTCCGAGGACGACTTCCTGACCCGTCCGGAGTTCACCGACCCGGAGATCCTGCGCACCAACCTCGCCTCCGTCATCCTCCAGATGACCGCCGCCGGCCTGGGCGACATCGAGAAGTTCCCCTTCATCGACCCGCCGGACCACCGCAACATCCGCGACGGCATCCAGCTGCTCCAGGAACTGGGTGCGCTGGATCCGGAGGAGAAGGACCCGAAGAAGCGGCTCACCCCGCTGGGGCGCAAGCTCTCCCAGCTGCCGGTGGACCCGCGGCTTGCCCGCATGGTCATCGAGGCCGACACGAACGGCTGTGCCCGCGAGGTCATGGTGATCGCCGCCGCGCTCTCCATCCAGGACCCGCGCGAACGGCCCTCGGAGAAGCAGACGCAGGCCGACCAGCAGCACGCCCGCTTCAAGGACGAGACGTCCGACTTCCTGGCGTTCCTGAACCTGTGGCGCTACATCCGGGAGCAGCAGAAGGAGCGGGGCTCCTCCAGCTTCCGCCGGATGTGCAAGCAGGAGTACCTGAACTTCCTGCGCATCCGTGAGTGGCAGGACATCTACGCGCAGCTGCGTACGGTCGCCAAGCAGATGGGCGTCCAGATCAACGAGGAGGACGCGCCGGAGCAGTCGGTGCACACCTCGCTGCTGGCCGGCCTGCTGTCGCACATCGGGCTGAAGGACACCGAGAAGAACGAGTACCTCGGTGCCCGCAGCGCCAAGTTCGCGATCTTCCCGGGCTCGGCCCTCTTCAAGAAGCAGCCGCGCTTCGTGATGTCGGCGGAGCTGGTCGAGACGTCCCGGCTCTGGGCGCGGGTCAACGCGAAGGTCGAGCCGGAGTGGATCGAACCGCTCGCCCAGCACCTGCTGAAGCGCACCTACAGCGAGCCGCACTGGGAGAAGGACCAGGCGGCGGTGATGGCGTACGAGCGGGTCACGCTGTACGGAGTACCGATCGTCGCCCAGCGCAAGATCAATTTCGGCCGCATCGACCAGGAGGCGTCCCGCGATCTGTTCATCCGGAGCGCCCTGGTCGAGGGCGACTGGCGTACGCACCACCAGTTCTTCCATGACAATCGCAAACTGCTCGGCGAGGTCGAGGAGTTGGAGCACCGCGCCCGGCGCCGCGACATCCTCGTGGACGACGAGACGCTCTTCGATTTCTACGATCAGCGGATCCCGGAGCACATCGTCTCGGGGGCGCACTTCGACTCCTGGTGGAAGCACAAGCGCCGGGACGAGCCGGACGCCCTGGACTTCGAGCGTTCGATGCTCATCAACGAGAAGGCCGGGACCGTCACCAAGGACGACTACCCGGACTCCTGGCGGCAGGGGAAGCTCAAGTTCCGGGTGACGTACCAGTTCGAGCCGGGCGCGGACGCCGACGGCGTGACCGTCCACATCCCGCTCCAGGTGCTCAACCAGGTCACCTCCGAGGGCTTCGACTGGCAGATCCCGGGGCTGCGGGAGGAAGTGGTCACCGAGCTGATCCGCTCGCTGCCCAAGCCGATCCGCCGGCACTACGTCCCCGCCCCGAACTACGCGGACAAGTTCCTGGACCGGGCCGTACCCCTGCAGGAGCCGCTGCCGTTCACCCTGGCCCGCGAGCTCCAGCGCATGGTCGGCGTCCCGGTCACGGCCGACGACTTCGACCTGTCGCGCATCCCGGACCACCTGAAGATCACCTTCCGGATCGTCGACGAACGGCGCCGCAAGGTCGCGGAGGACAAGGACCTGGAGGCGCTGAGGGTCCAGCTGCGCCCCAAGGCCCGTCAGGCCCTCTCCCAGGCCGCCGCGGCGACCGCGGGGCCCTCCGGCGAGTCCATCGAGCGTTCGGGCCTCACGGACTGGACGATCGGCACCCTGAACCGGACCTTCGAGACCCGGCGGGCCGGCCAGCCGGTCAAGGCGTACCCGGCGCTGGTCGACCAGGGCGCGACCGTCGCCGTACGGCTCTTCGACACCGAGGCCGAGCAGCAGCAGGCGATGTGGCGCGGCACCCGGCGGCTGATCCTGCTGAACATCCCGGTGAACCCCGCGAAGTTCGCCTCGGACACCCTCACGAACCAGCAGAAGCTGGCCCTGTCCCGCAATCCGCACGGCTCGATCCAGGCGCTCTTCGACGACTGCGCGACGGCTGCCGCCGACCGGCTGATCGCCGCGCACGGCGGCCCGGCCTGGGACGAGGCGTCCTTCCGGAAGCTGTACGACAAGGTGCGCGCCGACCTCGTGGACCTGACCGTGCGCACGATCAAGCAGGTGCAGCAGATCCTCGCGGCCTGGCAGGCCTGCGAGCGCCGGCTGAAGGCGACGAACAGCCTGGTCCTGATCAACAACGTCACGGACGTACGGGACCACCTCGCCCGCCTCGTACCGCCCGGGTTCGTCACCATGACCGGGCTGCGCAGGCTGCCCGACCTGATGCGCTACCTGGTCGCCGAGGACCGCCGGCTGCAGCAGATGCCGACGAACGTCCAGCGCGACACCACGCGCATGGAGAAGGTCCACGAGATGCAGGACGAGTACGCCTGGCTGCTCGAACAGCTGCCGCAGGGACGGCCCGTGCCGCAGGACGTCCTGGACATCCGCTGGATGATCGAGGAGCTGCGGGTGAGCTACTTCGCGCACGCCCTGGGCACGGCACAGCCCGTCTCGGACAAGCGGATCGTGAAGGCGATCGACGCGGCGGCACCGTGA
- a CDS encoding DUF6274 family protein, giving the protein MSAPAARHETRALLRAHLAAASGYRHITRHCPICHRLLRLAMEPVPAPQVPYADPGHGNAPEPTGTPENAAEAPGRGTGPAPVPPDPAPPGESAPGAGQGSEGGSDGEGPRAP; this is encoded by the coding sequence ATGTCTGCGCCCGCGGCACGGCACGAGACCCGCGCGCTGCTGCGCGCCCATCTGGCGGCCGCATCCGGCTACCGGCACATCACCCGTCACTGCCCGATCTGCCATCGCCTGCTGCGGCTCGCCATGGAGCCCGTGCCTGCCCCACAGGTGCCGTACGCGGACCCGGGGCACGGCAATGCCCCCGAACCGACCGGCACGCCCGAGAACGCCGCCGAAGCCCCCGGAAGGGGCACCGGCCCGGCACCCGTGCCCCCGGACCCGGCGCCGCCCGGGGAGAGCGCTCCAGGGGCCGGGCAGGGGAGCGAGGGCGGAAGCGATGGCGAAGGGCCCCGCGCGCCCTGA
- a CDS encoding DUF3073 domain-containing protein — translation MGRGRAKAKQTKVARQLKYSSGGTDLSRLANELGASPSSQPPNAEPFEDDDEEDDPYAQYADQYNDDEDADEDDQSGPSSQRRGA, via the coding sequence ATGGGGCGCGGCCGGGCAAAGGCCAAGCAGACTAAGGTCGCCCGTCAGCTGAAGTACAGCAGCGGCGGGACTGACCTGTCGCGTCTGGCCAATGAGCTGGGCGCATCACCTTCGAGTCAGCCACCGAACGCTGAGCCGTTCGAGGACGACGACGAGGAAGATGACCCGTACGCACAGTACGCGGATCAGTACAACGACGACGAGGACGCGGACGAGGACGACCAGTCCGGTCCGTCGTCACAGCGCCGCGGCGCTTGA
- the bldC gene encoding developmental transcriptional regulator BldC, producing MTARTPDAEPLLTPAEVATMFRVDPKTVTRWAKAGKLTSIRTLGGHRRYREAEVRALLAGIPQQRSEA from the coding sequence ATGACCGCTCGCACCCCTGATGCCGAGCCGCTGCTGACCCCGGCTGAGGTTGCCACGATGTTCCGCGTGGACCCGAAGACGGTCACGCGGTGGGCAAAGGCTGGCAAGCTCACGTCCATCCGCACGCTCGGTGGGCATCGCCGGTACCGCGAGGCAGAGGTCCGCGCACTGCTTGCGGGTATTCCGCAGCAGCGCAGCGAGGCCTGA
- the purM gene encoding phosphoribosylformylglycinamidine cyclo-ligase, whose amino-acid sequence MSETTGASYAAAGVDIEAGDRAVELMKEWVKKTKRPEVLGGIGGFAGLFDASALKRYERPLLASATDGVGTKVDLARQMGVYDTIGHDLVGMVVDDLVVCGAEPLFMTDYICVGKVHPERVAAIVKGIAEGCVLAGCALIGGETAEHPGLLGPDDFDVAGAGTGVVEADRLLGPDRIRKGDAVIAMASSGLHSNGYSLVRHVVFDRAGWALDREIEEFGRTLGEELLEPTRIYSLDCLALTRTTEVHGFSHVTGGGLANNLARVVPDSLHATVDRSTWTPGAVFDVVGKAGQVEQLELEKTLNMGVGMIAIVPADSVDAALTTLADRGVDSWVAGEITDRGAHTTGAELTGSYAR is encoded by the coding sequence ATGTCTGAGACAACAGGTGCTTCCTACGCGGCGGCGGGCGTCGACATCGAAGCCGGTGACCGCGCCGTCGAGCTGATGAAGGAGTGGGTGAAGAAGACGAAGCGCCCCGAGGTCCTGGGGGGCATCGGCGGATTCGCCGGCCTCTTCGACGCCTCGGCCCTCAAGCGCTACGAGCGCCCGCTGCTCGCCTCCGCCACCGACGGCGTGGGCACGAAGGTCGATCTGGCCCGGCAGATGGGCGTGTACGACACGATCGGCCACGACCTCGTCGGCATGGTCGTGGACGACCTGGTCGTCTGCGGTGCCGAACCGCTCTTCATGACCGACTACATCTGTGTCGGCAAGGTGCATCCCGAGCGTGTCGCGGCCATCGTGAAGGGCATCGCCGAAGGCTGCGTCCTGGCAGGCTGCGCGCTGATCGGCGGCGAGACCGCGGAGCACCCGGGTCTGCTCGGCCCCGACGACTTCGATGTCGCGGGCGCGGGCACGGGCGTGGTGGAGGCCGACCGGCTGCTGGGCCCGGACCGTATCCGTAAGGGTGACGCCGTGATCGCCATGGCGTCGTCCGGTCTTCACTCCAACGGGTACTCGCTCGTGCGCCACGTGGTCTTCGACCGGGCCGGCTGGGCCCTGGACCGGGAGATCGAGGAGTTCGGCCGGACGCTCGGCGAGGAGCTCCTGGAGCCCACCAGGATCTACTCCCTGGACTGCCTGGCGCTGACCCGTACGACCGAGGTGCACGGCTTCAGCCACGTCACCGGCGGCGGACTGGCCAACAACCTGGCCCGGGTCGTCCCGGACTCGCTGCACGCCACGGTCGACCGTTCGACATGGACGCCCGGCGCCGTCTTCGACGTGGTCGGCAAGGCCGGTCAGGTCGAACAGCTGGAGCTCGAGAAGACGCTCAACATGGGTGTCGGCATGATCGCGATCGTTCCCGCGGACTCGGTGGACGCCGCGCTCACGACCCTGGCCGACCGGGGTGTCGACTCCTGGGTCGCGGGTGAGATCACGGACCGCGGTGCGCACACCACGGGCGCCGAACTGACCGGCAGCTACGCACGGTAG
- the purF gene encoding amidophosphoribosyltransferase, translated as MPRGDGRLNHDLLPGEKGPQDACGVFGVWAPGEEVAKLTYFGLYALQHRGQESAGIAVSNGSQILVFKDMGLVSQVFDETSLGSLQGHIAVGHARYSTTGASVWENAQPTFRATAHGSIALGHNGNLVNTAQLAEMVADLPRKDGRATQVAATNDTDLVTALLAGQTDEDDKPLTIEEAAAKVLPEVKGAFSLVFMDEHTLYAARDPQGIRPLVLGRLERGWVVASESAALDICGASFVREIEPGELVAIDENGLRTSRFAEAKPKGCVFEYVYLARPDTDIAGRNVYLSRVEMGRRLAAEAPVEADLVIATPESGTPAAIGYAEASGIPFGAGLVKNAYVGRTFIQPSQTIRQLGIRLKLNPLKEVIKGKRLVVVDDSIVRGNTQRALVRMLREAGAAEIHIRISSPPVKWPCFFGIDFATRAELIANGMSVDEIATSMGADSLSYISLDAMIEATTIDKPNLCRACFDGEYPMELPDPELLGKQLLETELAAGPAATAAADALRRP; from the coding sequence GTGCCTCGTGGTGATGGACGACTCAACCACGACCTGCTCCCCGGAGAGAAAGGCCCCCAGGACGCTTGCGGCGTCTTCGGTGTCTGGGCTCCGGGCGAAGAGGTCGCCAAGCTCACCTATTTCGGACTGTATGCCCTGCAGCACCGTGGACAGGAGTCCGCGGGCATCGCAGTGAGCAACGGGTCCCAGATCCTGGTCTTCAAGGACATGGGACTGGTCTCGCAGGTCTTCGACGAAACGTCTCTGGGTTCCCTCCAGGGCCATATCGCGGTCGGTCATGCCCGCTACTCCACCACCGGTGCCTCGGTGTGGGAGAACGCGCAGCCGACATTCCGTGCCACCGCGCACGGCTCGATCGCCCTGGGTCACAACGGCAACCTGGTCAATACGGCCCAGCTCGCCGAGATGGTCGCCGACCTTCCCCGCAAGGACGGCCGTGCCACTCAGGTGGCGGCGACCAACGACACCGACCTGGTGACCGCGCTGCTCGCCGGCCAGACGGATGAGGACGACAAGCCGCTCACCATCGAGGAGGCCGCCGCAAAGGTGCTCCCCGAGGTCAAGGGCGCCTTCTCGCTCGTCTTCATGGACGAGCACACCCTCTACGCCGCCCGTGACCCGCAGGGCATCCGCCCCCTGGTGCTCGGCCGGCTGGAGCGCGGCTGGGTGGTGGCCTCCGAGTCCGCCGCCCTCGACATCTGCGGTGCCAGCTTCGTTCGCGAGATCGAGCCGGGCGAGCTCGTCGCCATCGACGAGAACGGCCTGCGCACCTCCCGCTTCGCAGAAGCGAAGCCCAAGGGCTGTGTCTTCGAGTACGTGTACCTGGCCCGCCCCGACACCGACATCGCCGGGCGCAACGTCTACCTCTCCCGGGTCGAGATGGGCCGGAGGCTGGCGGCCGAGGCCCCTGTCGAGGCCGATCTGGTCATAGCGACGCCGGAATCGGGCACTCCCGCGGCCATCGGCTACGCGGAGGCGAGCGGAATTCCGTTCGGTGCCGGACTGGTCAAGAACGCCTACGTCGGCCGGACCTTCATCCAGCCGTCCCAGACCATTCGCCAGCTGGGTATCCGTCTCAAGCTGAATCCGCTCAAGGAAGTCATCAAGGGCAAGCGCCTGGTGGTCGTCGACGACTCGATCGTCCGCGGCAACACCCAGCGTGCTCTGGTCCGGATGCTCCGCGAGGCGGGCGCCGCCGAGATCCACATCCGGATCTCCTCCCCGCCCGTGAAGTGGCCCTGCTTCTTCGGCATCGACTTCGCGACCCGCGCCGAACTGATCGCCAACGGCATGTCCGTCGACGAGATCGCCACCTCGATGGGTGCCGACTCGCTCTCGTACATCTCGCTCGACGCGATGATCGAGGCGACGACGATCGACAAGCCGAACCTGTGCCGCGCCTGCTTCGACGGTGAATACCCGATGGAGCTCCCGGACCCGGAGCTGCTCGGCAAGCAGCTGCTGGAGACCGAGCTGGCGGCCGGCCCCGCCGCGACCGCGGCGGCCGACGCGCTGCGTCGTCCGTGA
- a CDS encoding DsbA family protein, whose amino-acid sequence MPTPTRPTSKKPLAFGAAVVLAAGLLGFVSYRATAPDGTPSGTTAVSTTSEPDADMYAELAELARRDAGDKLAQGRTDAPVVLIEYADFKCGYCGKFARDTEPALIKKYVADGTLRIEWRNFPIFGKESEAAARASWAAGRQDRFWAFHRAAYAEGAKEKGFGKDRLRALAQQAGVKDLDRFVRDTDSKAAADAVGKDQEQAYGIGATSTPSFLINGRPVAGAQPMAVFTQAIEAAAAEAANVGSAGDPAK is encoded by the coding sequence ATGCCCACGCCCACCCGCCCGACATCCAAGAAGCCGCTCGCCTTCGGCGCCGCTGTGGTCCTCGCCGCAGGCCTGCTCGGCTTCGTCTCCTACCGGGCCACCGCCCCCGACGGCACCCCCTCCGGCACCACCGCCGTCAGCACGACCTCGGAGCCGGACGCCGACATGTACGCGGAACTGGCGGAACTCGCCCGGCGCGACGCGGGCGACAAGCTGGCCCAGGGCCGCACCGACGCCCCCGTCGTCCTCATCGAGTACGCCGACTTCAAGTGCGGCTACTGCGGGAAGTTCGCCCGCGACACCGAACCCGCACTGATCAAGAAGTACGTCGCCGACGGCACCCTGCGCATCGAGTGGCGCAACTTCCCGATCTTCGGCAAGGAGTCGGAGGCCGCCGCACGCGCCTCCTGGGCGGCCGGCCGGCAGGACCGTTTCTGGGCCTTCCACCGGGCCGCGTATGCCGAGGGCGCCAAGGAGAAGGGCTTCGGCAAGGACCGGCTCAGGGCCCTCGCCCAGCAGGCCGGGGTCAAGGACCTCGACCGCTTCGTACGCGACACCGACAGCAAGGCCGCCGCGGACGCGGTCGGCAAGGACCAGGAACAGGCGTACGGAATCGGCGCCACGTCCACCCCGTCCTTCCTCATCAACGGCCGCCCCGTGGCCGGAGCCCAGCCGATGGCCGTCTTCACCCAGGCCATCGAAGCGGCAGCGGCCGAGGCCGCCAACGTGGGCAGCGCCGGGGACCCCGCGAAGTGA
- a CDS encoding Leu/Phe/Val dehydrogenase, whose protein sequence is MTNLTDGVLHTLFHSDQGGHEQVVICQDRDSGLKAVIALHSTALGPALGGTRFYPYASEEEAVADALNLSRGMSYKNAMAGLDHGGGKAVIIGDPDTIKSEELLLAYGRFVASLGGRYVTACDVGTYVADMDVVARECPWTTGRSPENGGAGDSSVLTAFGVFQGMRASAQHLWGDPTLRGRKVGVAGVGKVGHHLVEHLLSDGAEVVITDVREESVRRITDLHPEVAVAADTAALIRTEGLDIYAPCALGGALNDDTVPVLTAKVVCGAANNQLAHPGVEKDLADRAILYAPDYVVNAGGVIQVADELHGFDFDRCKAKAAKIFDTTLAIFARAKEDGIPPAAAADRIAEQRMAEARRR, encoded by the coding sequence GTGACCAATCTGACCGACGGCGTCCTGCACACCCTGTTCCACTCGGATCAGGGAGGCCACGAACAAGTCGTGATCTGCCAGGACCGTGACAGCGGCCTCAAGGCCGTCATCGCCCTCCACTCCACCGCCCTGGGCCCCGCCCTCGGCGGCACCCGCTTCTATCCGTACGCCTCCGAGGAGGAGGCCGTCGCGGATGCGCTGAACCTGTCGCGCGGCATGTCGTACAAGAACGCCATGGCCGGCCTGGACCACGGTGGCGGCAAGGCCGTCATCATCGGCGACCCGGACACCATCAAGTCCGAGGAACTGCTCCTGGCCTACGGCCGTTTCGTGGCCTCGCTCGGCGGGCGCTACGTGACCGCCTGTGACGTCGGCACGTACGTCGCCGACATGGACGTCGTCGCCCGGGAGTGCCCCTGGACCACCGGCCGCTCCCCCGAGAACGGCGGCGCGGGAGACTCCTCCGTCCTCACCGCGTTCGGTGTCTTCCAGGGCATGCGCGCCTCCGCCCAGCACCTGTGGGGCGACCCCACGCTGCGCGGCCGCAAGGTGGGTGTCGCGGGCGTCGGCAAGGTGGGTCACCACCTGGTCGAGCACCTGCTCAGCGACGGCGCCGAGGTCGTCATCACCGATGTGCGCGAGGAGTCGGTACGCCGGATCACCGACCTGCACCCCGAGGTCGCCGTGGCCGCGGACACCGCCGCGCTGATCCGTACCGAGGGGCTCGACATCTACGCCCCGTGCGCACTCGGCGGAGCGCTGAACGACGACACCGTGCCGGTGCTCACCGCCAAGGTGGTGTGCGGCGCGGCCAACAACCAGCTCGCGCACCCGGGTGTCGAGAAGGACCTCGCCGACCGCGCGATCCTGTACGCACCCGACTACGTGGTGAACGCCGGTGGCGTGATCCAGGTCGCCGATGAGCTCCACGGTTTCGACTTCGACCGGTGCAAGGCGAAGGCTGCAAAGATCTTCGACACCACGCTGGCCATATTCGCACGTGCGAAGGAGGACGGGATTCCGCCGGCCGCCGCGGCCGACAGGATCGCCGAGCAGCGCATGGCCGAGGCCCGTCGCCGCTGA
- a CDS encoding sulfatase family protein, producing the protein MPSRDSNTSSPQRSDSPLSRRAFTTAVGATAATAAVGVQAASPAAAASGPASGDAVREQPFRAARGKHSRRPNILFILGDDLGWADLSSYGAPHIRTPNLDRLGRQGVRFTDAYAGSATCSPTRFSLYTGRYPGRTKGGLAEPIADRSVGLEPTHPTLASLLRGAGYSTALIGKWHCGYLPDYSPTRSGWDEFFGNFGGALEYYSKLGLGGEYDLYEGDAEYKDLRYYTRILTERASEYVQRDHDAPWLLNLNFTTPHWPWIADGDTEESAEIVRRIKAGDGSALWNADGGSVQKYTEMVEDLDRSVGEVLKALKRSGQEEDTLVFFASDNGGERFSYNWPLSGNKSSLQEGGIRVPAVLRWPARIDGHQVSDLPVFSPDWTATLLELGGARPDPAYPLDGISLAGYLLRDEEPKERDLFWRVRGERALRRGDWKYYRGKAGTDQLFKLADDQREQANRAAAEPELLAELRASWERTNAGLLPYPTGS; encoded by the coding sequence ATGCCCTCTCGTGATTCGAATACCAGTTCCCCTCAGCGATCCGACTCACCGCTGAGCAGGCGCGCCTTCACCACCGCGGTGGGCGCGACCGCAGCCACCGCCGCCGTCGGAGTGCAGGCCGCCTCGCCGGCCGCGGCGGCTTCCGGGCCGGCTTCCGGCGACGCGGTGCGGGAGCAGCCGTTCCGTGCCGCCCGCGGCAAGCACTCCCGGCGGCCCAACATCCTGTTCATCCTCGGTGACGACCTCGGCTGGGCGGACCTCTCCTCGTACGGGGCCCCGCACATCCGGACCCCCAACCTGGACAGACTCGGCCGCCAGGGGGTGCGGTTCACGGATGCGTACGCGGGGTCCGCCACCTGCTCCCCCACCCGGTTCAGCCTCTACACCGGACGCTATCCGGGGCGGACGAAGGGCGGCCTCGCCGAGCCCATCGCGGACAGGTCCGTGGGTCTCGAGCCGACGCACCCGACGCTCGCCTCGCTGCTGCGCGGCGCGGGCTACTCCACCGCGCTGATCGGCAAGTGGCACTGCGGCTATCTGCCCGACTACAGCCCGACCAGGTCCGGCTGGGACGAGTTCTTCGGCAACTTCGGCGGGGCGCTGGAGTACTACTCCAAGCTCGGGCTCGGCGGTGAGTACGACCTGTACGAGGGCGACGCCGAGTACAAGGACCTGCGCTACTACACCCGGATCCTGACGGAGCGCGCGAGCGAGTACGTCCAGCGGGACCACGACGCGCCCTGGCTCCTCAACCTGAACTTCACCACTCCGCACTGGCCGTGGATCGCGGACGGCGACACCGAGGAGAGCGCCGAGATCGTCCGGCGCATCAAGGCGGGCGACGGAAGCGCGCTGTGGAACGCCGACGGCGGCTCGGTCCAGAAGTACACCGAGATGGTCGAGGACCTGGACCGCTCCGTCGGCGAGGTGCTGAAGGCGCTGAAGCGGTCCGGTCAGGAGGAGGACACCCTGGTCTTCTTCGCCAGTGACAACGGCGGCGAGCGCTTCTCCTACAACTGGCCGCTGTCCGGTAACAAGAGCTCGCTCCAGGAGGGCGGCATCCGCGTCCCCGCGGTGCTGCGCTGGCCCGCCCGGATCGACGGTCACCAGGTCAGCGACCTGCCGGTGTTCTCGCCCGACTGGACCGCGACGCTCCTGGAGCTCGGCGGCGCCCGGCCGGACCCCGCCTATCCGCTGGACGGCATCAGCCTCGCCGGATACCTGCTGCGTGACGAGGAACCGAAGGAGCGCGACCTGTTCTGGCGGGTGCGCGGGGAGCGGGCGCTGCGCCGCGGTGACTGGAAGTACTACCGGGGGAAGGCCGGCACCGACCAGCTGTTCAAGCTGGCCGACGACCAGCGGGAACAGGCGAACCGGGCGGCGGCCGAGCCGGAGCTGCTGGCCGAGCTGCGGGCGTCGTGGGAGCGGACGAACGCCGGTCTGCTCCCGTATCCGACGGGTTCCTGA
- a CDS encoding putative leader peptide, translated as MQPSGDLSVPLVARRHVDLGRVASAICRCV; from the coding sequence ATGCAGCCCTCCGGTGATCTTTCGGTCCCGCTCGTAGCGCGCCGCCACGTCGATCTGGGACGTGTCGCGAGCGCCATCTGTCGCTGCGTCTGA